In Tripterygium wilfordii isolate XIE 37 chromosome 17, ASM1340144v1, whole genome shotgun sequence, the genomic window AGTCTAGCGACAACTCCAACAACCAGTCCACTTGCATATCCAATCGCAACTATCATCCACAAAACATATGCTGAAGAACCACTCGAGCCTTGATCATCTTCATCAGTTGAAGGCGATGGAGGTGATTCACCTGCATTTCCGCATAACTTCGACAATGGCTTCCCACACAATCCCAAGTTGTCCTTGTATGAATTATTCTCAAATGTAGCAAATTGTTTTCCTTGTGGTATAGGACCTATGAGCTGATTACAAGAGACATTAAAGATTGAGAGGAATGTGAGTTGCGCCAGCTCAGGCGGAATCTTTCCTGAAAGCATGTTGCTCGAAAAATCCAACGATTCGAGCGCTGTGAGGTTTTCTATAGCCAATGGGATGTGGCCTGAGAGATGGTTGTTGGAGAGGTTAAGGAAATTGATATTCTTCAAAGTTGTAATGGATTCCGGGATCTCCCCTTCAAATTTGTTGCTTGAAAGATCGATACCTACAAGGACTTCTGGTATCCTATGATAATGCAGTCTGACACCTTTGTTCATCAAAGTTAGTTGATAATTGTAAATTTGTCGGAACACGAAACTAAATTCCAGGATGACACCTTTGTTAACCAAAGTCATATTTTGTGCCATATACGAAAAGTGATCCACATCAAAATTTCTCATGTTGTTCCACTTCTGAAAGTACTTAGATGGTAGAATGCCAGTGAAACCATTGTAGGAGATGTCAATGATTCGTAACGCTGAGAATTCAAAACCTGTTGTAGGGCTTCCAACAACACCAAAAAGTTTGTTGGATCTTAAGATGAGCACATGTAGATTAGGCAAAGTTCCCAACCAAAAGGGGAATGTGTCACTAATCTGATTGTCACCAAGATGTAGAACCTCTAACATTGTATGATTAGCCAATGACCTCGGTAATGCTCCTTGCAGTGCATTATGACCTAAATTGATCATCCTCAACTTACTTCCATTCGTTAATGTTTCAGGAATGGTTCCGCGGAAGAAGTTTTGCTCGAGATTTAAAATGTGTAGATTGCTCTCCTTGTCGAACAAACATTGCGGAAGCATGCCACTCAAGTTGTTGAATGACAAATCAAGGGCATACATGTAAGGTAGATTGCAGAAGGTCAAAGAAATTTCTCCACTGAAACTGTTGTTTGAGATGATATACTCGACAATGGAAGGTGGTGGTCTGGGTACTGGACCTTGGATCTTGTTACCATGTAGCCCTAGGAATTTTAGATTAGGAAGGCGCGAGATCAATGTAGGTTGCTCAAAGTCGGTAAAAATATTTAAACCAAGTTCAAGAACCTCCAATGTTTCTCTACTTATCTTCCATAACCAGCTCGGAATCTGGCCGTGGATTTTATTTCCAGTGAGATCCAAAAATTTCAGTTTGTCTTGATACCTGAGGAAGTCAGGAAACTCTCTCAAGTTGCACGAGCCGAGTGCTAGCAGGAGCCACTTTCGAAGAGTAGCGTTTGTATTGGTCACCTGGAGCAATGTAAAATCATTCCCTGATATACCAAACATTTTCATGTGATGGAGGTTGAAAAAAGGGTTTAAATTAACAATGCCATTCAAGTGATTTCCGCCCAAACTAATAACATCAAGATTCACAAGTTCTGAAATTTGATGAGGAAAAGGGCCGTGGAATTCATTATCATTAAGGCTTAGGATGGTTAAACGGGTGAGGTTTGTTAGCCAATGTGGAATTTGACCTCTTAAATGGTTAGAGGTGAGCACTAAAAGATTGAGTTGAGTGAAGTTCTTGAGAAAGTGAGGGATTTCACCTCTTATATTGCATTTCTGGACTAATAACCCAATGAATTCAGTTTGCTTTCCAAGCCAGGACAAAGACCCACAACTAAAATTATCATTGCCTGAAATTGAGAAACTGGTAAGATGTGTAAGGTTTGCCAATGAATAAGGGATTTGGCCAAAGAAGTTATTCTCACCGAGTCCGAGAAAGGTGATCTCACTAAGATTACCAAGGGAAGAAGGGATTGGGCCCCAAAAATTGCAACTATGAATATTCAATCTAGTCAAGGAATTAAGGTTTCCTATTGAAGGAGGTAGTTCACCCGAGAAATTTGTAAATTGAAGCATTAAAAACTTAAGAGAAGAGCTCCGGTGAAATTCAGGCAGATGACCAACAAGTTCTTCATTCCCCCCCACATTGAGAAACTGCAAGTTTGGTAGTTCAAAAATTTCCATTGGAAATTTTCCAAGCAGGCCACAATTACGGAGACTAAGAGAGGATAATGAAGAcaaatttgaaacttttttagGGATTGCAACAGATAAGTCTACATTATCAAGATGTAATTTCTCAATGTGAGTTAAATTTTGAACTAACCACATTAGGTCAGGACTTGTGAGCTCCAGCAATCTTGCGTTAGATGCATCCAAATCTCCCATCAAATCAAGAGATCTCAATCTACTCAACTCTGCTATTTCTAATGGAATCCTACCATAGAATCTGGAGGAGGAGAGATTGAGATAAGCTAGCCTTGGAAAACTGCCAAACCTAGACGGGATTTGGGAGGAGTTGAAATGATTGTCAGCTAGGTTAAGGCTTTGAAGTTGGCGTAGATGGAAGAGGCTGCTGCTGGAATTGATAGAACCATAGAGGTGGCTACTACTGAGGTCAAGGCTAATGACACGGCCGGTGCGTTGATCACACACCACACCATCCCACAAGCAGCAGTCTGGATTCTCTCCTTGTTGATTCCATGATATCGTCTTCGGATAAGCAGAGGGATGAGAAGAAGCTGACTTGTCGACGACAAAGCTTCGCTTGAATTGTAGCAATGCCAAGCTTTCTTCATTGTGACATAGGAGAGGTGTCATGTGCATAGGAAAAACCAAGATTAATAGCAAGAAAAGCAAGGCCATAAACCGTAAGTGATACAATAATATTGAAGAAGAAGCCATTGGATATGATGAGATGATGAATAAAAGGGAGAGATAAGCCTGTCACATATATATAAGCGTAAAATTTGGGAAAAAAACCTCAAATGATGCTATTGCCTCGGACCACAAACATTGCTCTCATCAAATTAATGGTGTGGAAATTAACCTCAAATGATGATAAATGTTTTGCGTCGGACCACAAACATTGCTCTCATCAAATTAATGGTGTGGAAATTAACCTCAAATGATGATAAATGTTTTGCGTCGGACCACAAACATTGCTCTCAAACATCAAATATTGTTGAagctgttttgtgcaatttttccAATTCATTCTTTGTTGGTTGGTGGAATGATTCAAAAGATaactacaaaaataaataacgaAAAAGAAAACTTCTGCAATCTTCTAGTCTGGTGACGTATCAGACAATAGCATTGATGTCAGATGGTGTCCTCAATTTTACTGAGTATGGCTTGTACATCAGAACATTTGAGCTAAAAAGAGGCCCAAGAGTGTACTTTTGAGATCTCTTCGACGTTCAAGTCAGTAAGCCATCAATTAGGGAGTACTCAGCGCTCAGAGTTCTCTTTCTAGTAGCAAATAAAGTGCGGGGTTTAGAAACGGTTTTgtcgcaaccagggtcacgacgcggaccggcctgggaggatgaaaaatgtttagagtcgccaccaattgatttaaggtgcaattggacaccgtaaagacctgcgaaccagagaaaagggtacggggatcgattgagtgtggggaaggtgttaggcaccccacaactcccgtttgaaaacggttaccctaattaatttcatggctatcttatggatacttgctctttgcaagatataattgttaaagtttgaattattactttcaacacacttatcaacttatgatagtgtttgaaaaaaagcttggaatattactatcaatttatgatggttttgggaaaagatttgtaagaatactatcaacttatgatagcattaaaagaaattgtaatattactaaaacttatgatagtttttatttggggacacactaccaacttttggtagatttaatttaaaacaccaacttttggtgttaatgataaaatgtcctaccaacttttggtaggtttaattttagataccaacttatggtttatttaataaaatgccctaccaacttttagtaggtttaattttaaataccaacttatggcataaatgataaaatgacctaccaacttttggtaggtttaattttaaataccaacttatggcataaatgataaaatgacctaccaacttttggtaggtttaattttaaataccaacttatggtataaatgattatttggaaaagtgtcatctatcaatttaacctattattgccaacttatggcaaattcataaatgaaatcaaataaggttcataattcaaataaaggaaatcaacttatgatttctttaattgaaatgacctatattcaattttaagcctatatattcataatccacacttgtacaaataatccaaataataaatgtcgaaattatacaaatcgacatgaataagataaattacacaataagggggccaaatatacacaaattgcaataaaccaaacaaaatcttgaaattgctcaagcctccatc contains:
- the LOC119981805 gene encoding receptor-like protein 7 is translated as MASSSILLYHLRFMALLFLLLILVFPMHMTPLLCHNEESLALLQFKRSFVVDKSASSHPSAYPKTISWNQQGENPDCCLWDGVVCDQRTGRVISLDLSSSHLYGSINSSSSLFHLRQLQSLNLADNHFNSSQIPSRFGSFPRLAYLNLSSSRFYGRIPLEIAELSRLRSLDLMGDLDASNARLLELTSPDLMWLVQNLTHIEKLHLDNVDLSVAIPKKVSNLSSLSSLSLRNCGLLGKFPMEIFELPNLQFLNVGGNEELVGHLPEFHRSSSLKFLMLQFTNFSGELPPSIGNLNSLTRLNIHSCNFWGPIPSSLGNLSEITFLGLGENNFFGQIPYSLANLTHLTSFSISGNDNFSCGSLSWLGKQTEFIGLLVQKCNIRGEIPHFLKNFTQLNLLVLTSNHLRGQIPHWLTNLTRLTILSLNDNEFHGPFPHQISELVNLDVISLGGNHLNGIVNLNPFFNLHHMKMFGISGNDFTLLQVTNTNATLRKWLLLALGSCNLREFPDFLRYQDKLKFLDLTGNKIHGQIPSWLWKISRETLEVLELGLNIFTDFEQPTLISRLPNLKFLGLHGNKIQGPVPRPPPSIVEYIISNNSFSGEISLTFCNLPYMYALDLSFNNLSGMLPQCLFDKESNLHILNLEQNFFRGTIPETLTNGSKLRMINLGHNALQGALPRSLANHTMLEVLHLGDNQISDTFPFWLGTLPNLHVLILRSNKLFGVVGSPTTGFEFSALRIIDISYNGFTGILPSKYFQKWNNMRNFDVDHFSYMAQNMTLVNKGVILEFSFVFRQIYNYQLTLMNKGVRLHYHRIPEVLVGIDLSSNKFEGEIPESITTLKNINFLNLSNNHLSGHIPLAIENLTALESLDFSSNMLSGKIPPELAQLTFLSIFNVSCNQLIGPIPQGKQFATFENNSYKDNLGLCGKPLSKLCGNAGESPPSPSTDEDDQGSSGSSAYVLWMIVAIGYASGLVVGVVARLRFTVSKHEWFVETFRRRQHKRRRLRRRGQRE